The segment AACTTCCAACCGAAAGTTGGAACCATTCTTTCTCCTCCATCTAAAACTGTTAGTTTGTCCTTTGAAGGAACTCGAACTTTAAGAGCCTTTTGCAGAGACTTGAATGGAAATCTTTCCTCCTCAATTCAAATCGTTTATACAATTGATACTTCAGTACCTGCTTTAACTTTAGTGAGTCAATCTTCTTTAGCTGTAACCTCATCAGCGAATGGGATTCAATCTTCTACTGCAACGTGGCAAACAAATCGTTCTGGCTCATATGCAATTTACGAAGGCAGTGCCTGTTCGGGAACAAGTTTAACGACAGGGACAGCTTCCGCCAATCAGGACATAACATTTGTTCGCTCGTATTCTCACTTTTCTGGTGAAGGAACAAAATCCTACAGAATTTGTGTGACTGGATCCAATTCTTTGGTTGGTTTTGTATCTTTTTCTCTGCAAAGAGACGACACAGCACCAATTGTTTCTACATCTCCAAGTACAGGGAATTATAGTTCTGCTACATCTGTTACGGCTAGCTGTACTGATGTGGGAGGATCAGGTTGTGATAAAATAGCTTACACCACCCAAGTAGGAAGTGCACCAGCAAATCCGGCTATCCAAGGATCAACAGGAAACATTACGAATGGTTCATTGTATAACTCAAGCATTGATATGTCGGATTCTTCTGTAACTTATGTTAAGTTTTTAGCCCGTGACAAAGCTGGTAACCTTTCTCCAATCAATTCCCAAACTTACACTGTCGACACACAAGTTGCAACCATCACAGTTAACTCTTACACTTCAGCAGTCAATGGAACTAATAACGTAAGTCTCAATTGGCAAAGCTCAAAAGCTGGAACCTACCAAATTCGAATCGGAGGTAGCAGTTGTGCAACAGGAACTGCCTTAAGCTCGGGTTCCGGGAATTCCAATGTTACAGGTTCAGCACTTGCAACTACAGACATTAGTACCACGATTGCCAATACTCACTTCTCTGAGGGAGATAACACGATCCGAATTTGTGTTTCAAACTTGGTCGGTAGTTTTGGTTTTACAACGCGCACAACGAATAAGGACACAACAGCTCCAATCGTAAGTATGTCATCACCATCTGGTTCTAGTCCTTTTCTATCGGGGACACAACTTGAACTCAGTTGTTCTGATACAGGTGGAACTGGATGTGATAAAATCATCTATACTCTTAATGGCACAGATCCTACATTTGATTCCAATGGTGCTGTTACAAATGGATCTGTTTATAGTTCCGCATTTGCCCTTTCCAATGGAAGTATACAAGTCAAGTACCGAGCAATTGATTTAGCAAAAAACAATAGTGCAGTCAGTTCTCAAAGTTTTTATGTTGGTCCTCCTGTCATTTCTTCGATTGGGGTTGGAACTAGTCAATTAAGTGTTAACTTTACGACTGTATCGGGAGCAACAGGATATAAAGTATATTACAGTACCAGTTCGGGAGTCACAAAATCAAACTCGAGTGTATCAGGTACAAGTTCTCCCATCGTATTAACAGGCCTAACTAATGATTCAACCTATTACATTAAGATAACATTGACAGCCGCCTATGGAGAAAGTGATTTAAGCACAGAAACATACCAAACTCCATCCAATCTGCCATTAGTCGATTATTGTATTGTTCAATATCCAAGTACATTAACATTAGCAAAAAATACAACAGCCAATGCTTCCAATGCGATCTATATTCAATTTTTTCATGCAAATGTAACGAATATTTTCCCGCAAGCAGCTGATTCTCGAGTTCAGTTACAAGTAGGATACGGACCAAATAATTCGAACCCTATGACGGAACCTCAAAACTGGACTTTCTTTTCTACATCCTACAATTCCTCTTGTTTAAGCTGTGGAAACAACCATGAATATTATTCATTCATAACGGCACCTGCAATCCCCGGGACCTACAAATATGTTGGCAGGGTAAGGATAACAGGCGTTGCACGAGAAACGTATTGTGATTTAGATGGAAATGGTGCGAACGCTGGCCAAACATTTTCAAGCTCTCAATTAGGATCTTTAACGGTTCAGTAATTTTGCGAATCAAAAAATCATCAAGCTACATTTATTTACTAAGGGCAACTTGTAGTCGTATGGCTTGATGCTGTATCATTCTGGGTTTGTACGACTGTAAAGGAAGGAATGGATGGTGAGATTGTTATTGAGAGATTATATGTTCCTTGCGTTCCGGCGCTAGCTCCGTAATCTCTACCAATTGTAAGTTGGTATTTTCCCAATGTAGAAGTCGAATGAAATCTATAGTCTTTTAAACAACCCTCTGAACTGATTCATTTGATTTAAAAATATTGACTGATTTTTTAATTACAATAAGTTCTAAATGAAGCAAACTATCCAATAACTATCAATGGGAATTTGAAGTTGGAAACTAAAATCCAGGAAAGTTGAATTTTCATTTTCTACTCTTGCTAAATCGCCATTCTCGATAAAACCCGCTCTCGCAGTTTATTAGGGATTCGAAGCTCTCTATATCAAGAATTGAAACTTGTAATAGATAGATAAATACATAATTACTCAATTTCTCTTGCTCATTAAAAATTCTCTTTTGACTCCTAATACTCCATCCCTTCTCTATCTTCTCAATCTATACTTGTTTAGTGCTAAAATTTCCCAAATATACTTGATTTAAAAATAGAGAATTAGCTTGGAGAACCTACCAATCTTTAATAGTACTAGTGCCTCATTCAATTTAAGTCGGATTTTATGGAATCTATTTTTACTACCATATATCGACATTATTGATTCAAAAAATCTATTGATAAATGTTTAACATTTTACCAAAGTGATGGATCACGATTTATTATCCAAAAAGTGCACCGATTATTGGAGCTAAAAAGTTGAGAAAATATTACCATACTCTATTCAATAGCATTATTCAATCCTTCTATAAATATAAATATTTATGCATCATACTATTTGTTACAATAATAGGCTTTTTAATTAGATTTCAAAGTGCATTCGTAGAAAGTTACTGGAATGACGAATTATTTTCGGCATGGGTCAGTAATCCAAACAATTCAATAGAAGAAGTTTTTCGTAAAACGTCTATTGAGGATGTCCATCCCCCCATTTATCAAATCATTCTATGGCTTTTATACAGTGTCTTTGGATACAATGAATTTACAGGAAAAATACTCTCTGTAATTTTAGGCACAGCCACTATTCCTGTTTTTTATTTACTTGGAAAAAAGTTAATTTCAAAAGAATTTGGTATCATCCTAGCAACTTTAATTACGTTCAATCAATTTACTTATTTTTATTCAACAGAAGTTAGGTCGTACTCTCTCATATTATTCTTATCTACACTATCATTATTATTTTTAGTTAAATTCATACAATTTCCCGAATATACAAACTTACTAGTATTAATTAATTTAATGGGAATCGCATCGCTTTCACATTATTTTGGCACTTATATTGGCATTTCTTACATTCCAATTATTCTATCTCAATTCCTAAACAATTTCCGAAGTCATAGAAGAAAATTCAGTATCTTAAAATCCATCGTTATATTTCTAAATACCATTATTTATTTACTTGCAGTATTATATTTAGTGAAAAATCGAATTGGATCATCTGGTATATGGATCGAACAGCCAGGAAAAGAATTTATATTAGAATACCTCCAAATATACTTTGGCAGCAGGGAAATAATCTTATTTATTTTCATTGTTAGCATTCTCGGATTTATTTTCCACAGTCTAGGAAATAGACACAAAGGCATCAATAAACTTATGCTAGGTTTAGTATCAGGAATTATTCTTGCATATCTCTTAGCTTATATACAAGGAATCTTATTCTTTCCTGTTTTATCTCCTCGAAATACAATAATTTTATTACCTCCCATCTTATTTATCATTGGTTTTTTCATCAGCAAGATACCTTATTCGTATTTAAGATTTTTTATCCTAAGCATTTACATTTTATTTTTTCTTAAAATTAATTATATAGATAAAGATTATAGATCTTGTCATAGATGCCAAGATTGGAGAGGTCTCTCAAAATTCATTGCCGAAAACCATTCTGGATATGAAGTATATGGTTTAAAATGGACTTCAGACTATTTTAATGTTTACCTAAA is part of the Leptospira levettii genome and harbors:
- a CDS encoding chitobiase/beta-hexosaminidase C-terminal domain-containing protein, whose product is MRIYTKTLNYIYLLLICSFQFCILLPNNGSNPNANLAFLLGLGGRSSVPVNVEPGTVVDLSGNGTFSGTLIDSDGNGISDGIDLTGNGVPNLLLIDTNADSIPDAVDTNGDGVADYYINPNPPAFLTSGPGGSGNPVVTIVNSNGNLIGFDTDGDGTANDTLVAQILGDTTPPTLTSSLTSGTYSTTQTTTLTCSDNFGAGSIVYTLDGSTPNFQPKVGTILSPPSKTVSLSFEGTRTLRAFCRDLNGNLSSSIQIVYTIDTSVPALTLVSQSSLAVTSSANGIQSSTATWQTNRSGSYAIYEGSACSGTSLTTGTASANQDITFVRSYSHFSGEGTKSYRICVTGSNSLVGFVSFSLQRDDTAPIVSTSPSTGNYSSATSVTASCTDVGGSGCDKIAYTTQVGSAPANPAIQGSTGNITNGSLYNSSIDMSDSSVTYVKFLARDKAGNLSPINSQTYTVDTQVATITVNSYTSAVNGTNNVSLNWQSSKAGTYQIRIGGSSCATGTALSSGSGNSNVTGSALATTDISTTIANTHFSEGDNTIRICVSNLVGSFGFTTRTTNKDTTAPIVSMSSPSGSSPFLSGTQLELSCSDTGGTGCDKIIYTLNGTDPTFDSNGAVTNGSVYSSAFALSNGSIQVKYRAIDLAKNNSAVSSQSFYVGPPVISSIGVGTSQLSVNFTTVSGATGYKVYYSTSSGVTKSNSSVSGTSSPIVLTGLTNDSTYYIKITLTAAYGESDLSTETYQTPSNLPLVDYCIVQYPSTLTLAKNTTANASNAIYIQFFHANVTNIFPQAADSRVQLQVGYGPNNSNPMTEPQNWTFFSTSYNSSCLSCGNNHEYYSFITAPAIPGTYKYVGRVRITGVARETYCDLDGNGANAGQTFSSSQLGSLTVQ
- a CDS encoding glycosyltransferase family 39 protein, which codes for MRKYYHTLFNSIIQSFYKYKYLCIILFVTIIGFLIRFQSAFVESYWNDELFSAWVSNPNNSIEEVFRKTSIEDVHPPIYQIILWLLYSVFGYNEFTGKILSVILGTATIPVFYLLGKKLISKEFGIILATLITFNQFTYFYSTEVRSYSLILFLSTLSLLFLVKFIQFPEYTNLLVLINLMGIASLSHYFGTYIGISYIPIILSQFLNNFRSHRRKFSILKSIVIFLNTIIYLLAVLYLVKNRIGSSGIWIEQPGKEFILEYLQIYFGSREIILFIFIVSILGFIFHSLGNRHKGINKLMLGLVSGIILAYLLAYIQGILFFPVLSPRNTIILLPPILFIIGFFISKIPYSYLRFFILSIYILFFLKINYIDKDYRSCHRCQDWRGLSKFIAENHSGYEVYGLKWTSDYFNVYLNWMNSDLQVKSYHTISNLQWKKIATNQVWIIDCHTPEIEKEFPANQFNYNKIVKLVGAEAYLIAIKK